A genomic window from Pseudoalteromonas piratica includes:
- a CDS encoding DUF4132 domain-containing protein, producing MDHQQNLSAISELYQHVGISFTEDETIALEKHLANGGGSYLVNEKGSELASIAHDIKSTLQQKVRDLISQIDHLNSSYVLLLSGFFEHIDWYQLEAPTSAKLHDVKCYYRDDIDIVKIESYLLSLTDRDEFLQKLYYITIGYSHSRWINRKSIPPKQSNIEKVDLLHLNLIEKRRDFYFVGERDVARVSWSKLTDVVKEIHSVPLLSKLLSAPSFSLAIHVLERLERVMRDTHYHDYEIAKPAIHNVADENMARFVKMRFKFNDVELTQKMVDYGSDKSIEIALNNCERWPEDEYKQIIKACLTANPSQVVKICKEEGLFACLGKSYIDFLWQDKSLHEPLMECALYLETESEHYRYYDDDEEGKFGEEDASGLGRVILKMITEYPEKLAQVKPGGLVYIIVKLANLSQFKAILPYILPAINKSTRAQKSIAKRLAREDISELVALGWIDAKLKGHRQAAFYTLKYMATPDTVPYLKLLLQNKKISQTEVAAVKALLGELGEIDEDTQVELADTSKYKVKKPELIAELVTDEFQLLFGEGRESDLAWLIDKSSSFKKPPLAQYLIDMVHSVTPVNRAKIAHYLINTWDCRQEYDDELLSAKRKNYDFITVLVGYFADDSLVPEFEKQINKWKKINYHSSIRIIRALGTINTTYSLAALHEISTKSSYSDALANAAIDILAETAKLRGIGYRDLTDLLVPDFGLTKQGITLPVGDKDYVVTLNGDFTLRVTNSLTNRVTKSLPKAGSNEDPELRASAEQTFKTLRTNIKKVAKKQAPRMVSAFYAARCWTKDYWQQLFIDHSLMNILAQAFVWQDADSLKSFRISEDGSLIDYEDEVVVLADESQIRLFHPVFADTTEIEQWQAHLDDYELSPLIEQFDRVNSLPELAEIESDFAHNSIDVSVGDVNSIAKKWNMPINQEGSYYSDFSYTSALLNHVLEFGFDSYRPGDYFDDIITVTEIRIWNRETYKNDIANAPKPLIAMAYEIKKALQEKSKVSEEVTA from the coding sequence GTGGATCATCAACAAAATTTAAGTGCCATTTCCGAATTGTATCAACACGTAGGCATTTCATTTACTGAAGACGAAACCATCGCTCTTGAAAAGCATCTAGCAAACGGTGGCGGCAGCTATTTAGTGAATGAAAAAGGCTCTGAGCTTGCTTCTATAGCGCATGATATAAAGAGTACATTACAACAAAAAGTGCGGGATTTAATAAGTCAAATTGACCACCTAAATAGCTCTTATGTATTGCTACTTTCAGGCTTTTTTGAGCATATTGATTGGTATCAATTAGAGGCCCCGACTAGTGCTAAGTTACATGATGTAAAATGCTATTACCGAGATGATATTGATATCGTAAAAATTGAATCTTACTTACTGTCATTGACAGATCGTGACGAATTCTTACAAAAGCTGTATTACATAACGATTGGCTATTCACATTCAAGGTGGATTAATCGAAAGTCTATTCCGCCAAAACAATCAAATATAGAGAAAGTAGATTTATTGCATTTAAACCTAATTGAGAAACGACGTGATTTTTACTTCGTTGGAGAAAGGGATGTCGCTCGTGTTAGTTGGAGCAAATTGACTGATGTTGTGAAGGAGATACATTCTGTTCCTTTACTGTCTAAATTGTTATCTGCCCCTTCGTTTAGTCTTGCTATACATGTACTAGAACGTTTAGAAAGGGTTATGAGAGATACGCACTATCATGATTATGAAATTGCAAAACCTGCGATTCATAATGTTGCGGACGAGAATATGGCACGTTTTGTTAAGATGCGTTTCAAATTTAATGATGTTGAACTCACCCAAAAGATGGTTGATTACGGTTCAGATAAAAGTATTGAAATTGCACTTAATAATTGTGAGCGCTGGCCTGAAGATGAGTATAAACAAATAATTAAAGCGTGTTTAACGGCTAACCCATCCCAAGTAGTTAAAATCTGTAAAGAAGAAGGCTTATTCGCCTGTTTAGGTAAGTCGTATATTGATTTTTTATGGCAAGATAAAAGTTTGCATGAACCCTTGATGGAATGTGCACTTTACCTTGAAACTGAGAGTGAACATTACCGATATTATGACGACGATGAAGAGGGTAAGTTTGGGGAAGAAGACGCCAGTGGTCTCGGGCGCGTTATTTTGAAAATGATAACTGAATACCCTGAAAAGCTCGCTCAAGTGAAACCGGGAGGGCTGGTTTATATCATCGTTAAGCTTGCTAATTTAAGCCAATTTAAGGCGATCCTTCCTTATATATTACCAGCTATAAATAAATCTACGCGGGCGCAAAAAAGTATTGCGAAACGCTTGGCACGTGAAGATATTAGCGAGCTAGTGGCGCTTGGTTGGATCGATGCCAAGTTAAAAGGACACCGACAAGCTGCGTTTTATACACTTAAATATATGGCAACTCCAGATACAGTTCCTTATTTGAAGTTGTTACTTCAGAATAAAAAAATTAGTCAAACCGAAGTTGCTGCGGTTAAAGCGTTACTTGGTGAGCTTGGTGAAATCGACGAAGATACACAAGTCGAACTAGCAGATACAAGTAAATATAAAGTGAAAAAGCCTGAACTGATTGCTGAACTTGTTACTGACGAGTTTCAGTTGCTGTTTGGTGAAGGCAGGGAAAGTGATTTAGCGTGGTTAATTGATAAATCGTCAAGCTTTAAAAAACCACCACTTGCCCAATATTTGATTGATATGGTGCACAGTGTAACACCGGTAAATCGTGCGAAAATTGCACATTATTTAATAAATACTTGGGATTGTCGTCAGGAATATGATGATGAGTTACTTAGCGCAAAAAGAAAAAACTACGACTTTATAACTGTGCTTGTTGGTTATTTTGCCGATGATTCACTCGTACCAGAATTTGAGAAGCAAATTAATAAATGGAAAAAGATTAATTATCATAGTTCGATTCGTATAATCCGTGCACTTGGTACGATTAATACCACTTATTCGCTTGCGGCACTTCATGAGATAAGTACCAAGTCAAGCTATAGCGATGCACTAGCAAATGCCGCAATTGATATTCTGGCTGAAACAGCCAAGCTGCGTGGTATTGGTTATCGAGATTTAACGGATCTTTTGGTGCCCGACTTTGGCTTAACAAAGCAGGGGATCACGTTACCCGTTGGTGATAAAGACTATGTTGTTACACTCAACGGTGATTTTACGTTACGCGTAACTAATTCGCTCACCAATAGGGTAACAAAAAGCTTACCAAAAGCAGGTAGCAATGAAGACCCTGAACTGCGCGCCAGTGCTGAGCAAACATTTAAAACGCTGCGCACAAATATAAAGAAAGTTGCTAAAAAACAGGCGCCGCGTATGGTAAGTGCCTTTTATGCTGCACGTTGCTGGACGAAAGATTATTGGCAGCAGCTTTTTATTGACCATTCGTTAATGAATATTCTTGCACAGGCATTTGTATGGCAAGATGCTGACAGCTTAAAAAGTTTTAGAATAAGTGAAGATGGCTCGTTAATTGACTATGAGGATGAGGTTGTCGTTTTAGCTGATGAGTCTCAGATCCGCCTATTCCATCCAGTATTTGCAGATACAACTGAAATAGAGCAATGGCAAGCGCATCTCGATGATTATGAATTGTCGCCGTTGATTGAACAGTTTGATCGCGTAAATAGCTTGCCTGAACTTGCTGAAATTGAAAGTGATTTTGCACACAACAGTATTGATGTTTCAGTGGGTGATGTGAATTCAATTGCTAAAAAATGGAATATGCCAATCAACCAAGAGGGCAGCTATTACTCTGATTTTTCGTATACATCGGCACTTTTAAACCACGTATTAGAGTTCGGCTTCGACAGTTATCGACCAGGGGATTACTTTGATGACATCATTACAGTGACCGAAATTCGAATTTGGAATCGTGAAACATACAAAAACGATATTGCCAATGCGCCTAAACCGCTAATTGCTATGGCGTATGAGATTAAAAAAGCGTTGCAAGAAAAGTCGAAAGTGAGTGAAGAAGTAACAGCTTAG
- a CDS encoding ATP-binding protein has translation MHSAQRLPAEVQYADELNHLAENDTYKKPQGWKLSPQAVKTFILGSNKAIGNRSIAKKIHGNDALVERAIVTLAGQRGLLLVGEPGTAKSLLSELLAAAISGNSTDTIQGSAGIVEENIRYSWNYALLLKEGPVLDSLVPGPLYRAMKHGRIMRFEEITRCPTEIQDNLIPILSDRILQIPELKQDEDKFLLSQKGFNLIATANLNDRGINEMSSALKRRFNFETMQPLKNIQQQAKLIATQANQQLASAEIEISASDDICQLLATAITDMRTGHVEGLSISPLTNVLSTAEAISVLYSAALESHYFGEQTIRPKYIANYLIGAVCKDNNDDIKRFDDYKNAIKRKRNDLPLWQDFIG, from the coding sequence ATGCACAGTGCACAGCGGCTGCCCGCCGAAGTTCAATATGCAGATGAACTTAACCACCTCGCAGAAAATGACACCTATAAAAAACCTCAAGGTTGGAAACTCAGCCCACAAGCGGTCAAAACCTTTATTTTGGGTTCAAATAAAGCAATTGGTAATCGATCTATCGCTAAAAAAATTCATGGTAATGACGCCCTAGTTGAGCGGGCCATTGTTACCTTAGCAGGCCAACGCGGATTGTTGCTCGTTGGCGAACCAGGTACTGCTAAATCACTGCTGTCGGAACTTCTTGCTGCGGCAATTAGTGGCAATAGTACTGATACGATTCAAGGCAGTGCTGGCATAGTTGAAGAGAATATTCGTTATAGCTGGAACTATGCATTACTGTTAAAAGAAGGCCCCGTTTTAGATTCATTGGTCCCAGGGCCTTTATATCGCGCGATGAAACATGGTCGCATAATGCGATTTGAAGAAATAACCCGGTGCCCTACCGAGATTCAAGATAACTTGATCCCTATTTTATCTGACCGCATTTTACAAATTCCCGAATTAAAACAAGATGAAGACAAGTTTTTATTATCACAAAAAGGCTTTAATTTAATCGCGACAGCCAACTTAAATGACCGTGGTATTAATGAAATGTCTTCGGCTTTAAAGCGTCGCTTCAATTTTGAAACCATGCAACCGCTTAAAAATATTCAACAACAAGCGAAGCTAATCGCAACTCAGGCCAACCAGCAACTGGCATCGGCTGAAATTGAAATTAGCGCCAGCGATGATATTTGCCAATTGCTTGCGACTGCGATAACAGATATGCGAACGGGTCATGTTGAAGGCTTGTCAATTTCGCCGCTGACAAATGTATTATCAACTGCTGAAGCGATTAGTGTACTTTATAGTGCAGCACTTGAGAGCCATTACTTTGGCGAACAAACAATCCGCCCTAAATACATAGCCAATTATTTAATTGGCGCTGTCTGCAAAGACAACAATGACGATATCAAACGGTTTGACGATTATAAAAATGCCATAAAGCGAAAACGTAATGACCTACCTTTATGGCAAGATTTTATCGGCTAA
- a CDS encoding DUF5682 family protein, with translation MELPPLPKEQKAILENLYRNENLLFVPIRHHSPQCAMQLKHAIADFRPDVLLIEGPSEANHLINALVDEQTKPPIALYIYSEHSASQRLEQPSLRHRCYAPFVDFSPEWQALKMARQLGIAAQFIDLPYAQQLHFCDRQNQLDKETSMQHDASLATADAMERLVQQSECRDFNQWWDRYFESAYIEPNWQSYFMQLHMLCILVRNSATVTSQCIAREQFMAAKINSYLEQGKRCLVVCGGFHCSGINQLLLNPEDIISETNSVNNNSHAHLISYSLNRLDQLNLYQAGMPNVGYYQKFWQIASQKSHAQSAQQATLTQMMAQAVNQFQKRSTVSTADAIEAVAMANRLAALRGQHVGRVEVKDAIVSCLIKEPKENPESVFEQQLVELFSGNKKGSIPSNLPIAPLVSDFKAQCQHYKLPITGAQIEKTLDIYKSERHREISQLLHKLRFLNIPYGQFIAGPQFVSGHDLYRVREIWHIKWSPDTHANLIECCHYGDSLHDAAFSAVQHQLHGLNRDGHVNLLISALCMGLHQTITPIIERVESWLNNTHNIAELCTSLRFLNRAYRCYRLLSPNHENSIKNLLYVNIERLLNKLSWSFMLPEELIDSLMEALKTINSLSQQNTLNTEQEKLFCDTLDSLSEQLHISKIAGLATGILTLNKTYDTNTTSAKFSACFANINLELAQPGLFVAGFLSIARAQLIQSSQLISLLEKLFMSWSEDEFIVGLPYLRHAFCELTPREIKQLANTVNNKHAPIIESPSNSVSTTELTYARQLKQDVSIAFDAWQLGFNNNE, from the coding sequence ATGGAGTTACCGCCGCTACCCAAAGAGCAAAAAGCGATATTAGAAAATCTATATCGAAACGAAAACTTGCTCTTTGTGCCGATCCGTCACCATAGCCCACAGTGTGCGATGCAGCTCAAACACGCGATTGCCGACTTTCGCCCCGATGTACTGCTCATAGAAGGCCCTTCGGAAGCGAATCATTTAATAAATGCCTTAGTTGATGAACAGACAAAACCACCAATAGCATTGTACATTTATAGTGAACATAGCGCTTCGCAAAGACTTGAACAACCTAGCTTACGCCATCGCTGCTACGCCCCCTTCGTCGATTTTTCGCCGGAGTGGCAAGCACTAAAAATGGCACGACAACTCGGTATTGCAGCTCAGTTTATTGATTTACCCTATGCACAACAACTGCATTTCTGCGATAGACAAAATCAACTGGATAAAGAAACAAGCATGCAACACGACGCATCGCTTGCAACCGCAGACGCAATGGAACGCCTAGTACAACAAAGTGAGTGCCGTGACTTTAACCAGTGGTGGGACCGTTACTTTGAAAGCGCTTATATAGAGCCAAATTGGCAAAGCTATTTTATGCAGCTCCATATGCTGTGTATATTAGTTCGCAATAGCGCGACAGTGACGAGTCAATGCATTGCGCGTGAACAGTTTATGGCGGCGAAGATCAACTCTTATCTCGAACAAGGTAAACGCTGCTTAGTGGTGTGTGGCGGCTTTCATTGCAGTGGCATAAACCAGTTACTATTAAACCCAGAAGACATTATAAGCGAAACGAACTCTGTAAATAACAACTCTCACGCACACCTTATCTCCTATTCGCTTAATCGTCTTGACCAACTTAACTTATATCAAGCTGGCATGCCGAACGTCGGTTATTATCAAAAGTTTTGGCAAATTGCGAGCCAAAAAAGTCACGCTCAATCAGCTCAGCAAGCAACGTTAACGCAGATGATGGCACAAGCTGTGAATCAATTTCAAAAGCGTTCGACGGTCAGTACCGCCGACGCAATTGAGGCTGTTGCGATGGCAAATCGCCTTGCAGCACTACGTGGTCAACACGTTGGTAGAGTTGAAGTAAAAGATGCCATCGTTTCTTGCTTAATTAAAGAACCTAAGGAAAACCCTGAAAGCGTATTTGAGCAGCAACTCGTCGAATTGTTTTCGGGTAATAAGAAGGGGTCAATCCCCAGTAATTTACCGATTGCGCCACTGGTGTCGGATTTTAAAGCACAGTGTCAACACTACAAACTTCCCATAACTGGCGCGCAAATTGAAAAAACGCTGGATATTTATAAAAGCGAGCGCCATAGAGAAATTTCGCAATTGCTACACAAGCTGCGCTTTTTAAACATTCCTTATGGTCAATTTATTGCAGGCCCTCAATTTGTCAGCGGCCACGATTTATATCGCGTGCGAGAAATATGGCATATCAAGTGGTCACCTGATACCCACGCAAATTTGATTGAATGTTGCCATTACGGCGATAGCTTACATGATGCTGCGTTCAGTGCGGTACAGCATCAGTTACACGGTCTTAATCGCGACGGCCATGTGAACTTACTGATAAGCGCGCTATGTATGGGCCTACACCAAACGATAACGCCAATTATTGAACGAGTGGAAAGCTGGCTCAACAACACTCATAATATCGCTGAACTATGCACTAGTTTACGGTTCCTCAATCGTGCCTATCGCTGCTATCGCTTGCTATCTCCGAATCACGAAAATTCGATAAAAAACCTGTTATATGTCAATATCGAACGCCTATTAAACAAACTTTCATGGTCATTTATGTTACCAGAGGAGCTTATCGATAGCTTAATGGAGGCACTAAAAACCATCAATAGCTTGTCACAGCAAAATACATTGAATACAGAACAAGAAAAATTATTTTGCGATACACTCGATAGCCTATCCGAGCAATTACATATAAGCAAAATAGCAGGACTAGCCACCGGCATTTTAACCCTTAATAAAACCTATGATACGAACACCACGAGTGCAAAATTTAGCGCGTGCTTTGCCAATATCAATCTTGAATTAGCACAACCAGGGTTATTTGTTGCAGGCTTTTTATCAATCGCACGCGCGCAATTAATACAATCATCGCAACTCATTTCTTTATTAGAGAAACTGTTTATGTCGTGGAGCGAAGATGAATTTATTGTCGGATTACCTTATTTACGACATGCATTTTGTGAATTGACACCAAGAGAAATAAAGCAACTGGCAAACACCGTTAACAATAAGCACGCACCTATTATTGAAAGCCCAAGCAATAGCGTTAGTACAACAGAGTTAACTTATGCCCGGCAATTAAAACAAGACGTGTCTATTGCTTTTGATGCATGGCAACTAGGATTTAACAACAATGAATGA
- a CDS encoding VWA domain-containing protein, producing MNEAARRWRLILGPDANNLSSGQQGNPLSKSDLSDPDMARDEALDFLYRREYETRQRATAQDNIERQANTQRESLTAASWLKQVRRIFPKTVVNELQKQAIDRYQLTQLINDPEVLSKATPNIDLVETLLTFKNHLSPELTAQVKQIINHVANQIAERFSQEIQSHFAPKRLRSQHGGRAQLNNLDWATSIRRNLKNYQPEYDSLILQQLAFYKRSEQQLPWYLYILVDQSGSMARSIIQSAVMASIFCQVPSLRTQLYFFDTEVVDMSEVASNPVDTLLSCQLGGGTDIANAVEFTAARIMQPQRSSVIIVSDFEEYGSIANLKYQISKLIEEQVTLIGITALDNECIPYFDENIVDMLTSSGMPIGAMTPDQLAGWLAENI from the coding sequence ATGAATGAAGCTGCGCGCCGATGGCGATTAATACTCGGCCCAGATGCCAACAACCTAAGCTCGGGCCAACAAGGTAACCCTTTGTCCAAAAGCGATTTATCCGACCCGGATATGGCGCGCGACGAAGCGCTTGATTTTCTTTATCGCAGAGAATATGAAACACGCCAACGTGCCACTGCACAAGATAATATTGAGCGACAAGCAAATACTCAGCGAGAATCACTCACCGCAGCGAGTTGGTTAAAACAAGTTAGACGGATATTCCCCAAAACTGTGGTCAATGAGCTACAAAAACAAGCCATTGATCGTTACCAACTTACTCAGTTGATTAACGACCCTGAGGTACTATCAAAAGCGACACCTAATATTGACTTGGTTGAAACGCTACTCACATTTAAAAACCATTTATCACCAGAATTAACAGCACAGGTTAAACAGATTATAAATCACGTTGCCAATCAAATTGCCGAGCGGTTTTCACAAGAAATCCAATCTCACTTTGCGCCGAAACGCCTTCGCTCACAACACGGTGGGCGCGCTCAACTTAATAATCTCGATTGGGCAACGAGTATTCGCCGCAATTTAAAGAATTATCAACCAGAGTATGACAGCTTAATCCTGCAACAACTTGCCTTTTATAAACGCAGTGAACAACAGTTACCTTGGTATCTCTATATTCTGGTCGATCAAAGTGGCTCGATGGCGCGTTCAATTATTCAATCCGCAGTTATGGCGTCTATTTTTTGCCAAGTGCCAAGTTTACGCACTCAATTGTATTTTTTTGATACAGAAGTGGTAGATATGAGTGAGGTTGCAAGTAATCCAGTCGATACGCTTTTGTCCTGCCAACTCGGTGGTGGCACCGATATTGCCAATGCCGTTGAATTTACAGCGGCTCGTATCATGCAGCCACAGCGCAGTAGCGTGATCATCGTCAGTGACTTTGAAGAATATGGCTCGATAGCTAATTTAAAATACCAAATAAGCAAGTTGATTGAAGAACAAGTGACCCTCATCGGGATTACAGCGCTCGATAACGAATGCATTCCCTACTTTGACGAAAATATTGTCGACATGCTGACGAGCTCAGGCATGCCGATCGGCGCAATGACACCTGATCAACTTGCTGGTTGGCTTGCGGAGAATATTTAG
- the groL gene encoding chaperonin GroEL (60 kDa chaperone family; promotes refolding of misfolded polypeptides especially under stressful conditions; forms two stacked rings of heptamers to form a barrel-shaped 14mer; ends can be capped by GroES; misfolded proteins enter the barrel where they are refolded when GroES binds) encodes MAAKDVRFAGDARAKMLAGVNVLADAVKVTLGPKGRNVVLDKSFGSPVITKDGVSVAKEIELEDKFENMGAQMVKEVASKANDAAGDGTTTATVLAQSIVNEGLKSVAAGMNPMDLKRGIDKAVAAAVEELKALSVPCADTKAIAQVGTISANSDTEIGDIIANAMERVGRESGVITVEDGQALENELDVVEGMQFDRGYLSPYFINNAEKGVVELDNPFILLVDKKVSNIRELLPTLEGVAKASKPLLIIAEDLEGEALATLVVNNMRGIVKVAAVKAPGFGDRRKAMLQDIAILTGGTVISEEVGLDLEKAQLEDLGSAKRVVITKDDTTIIDGVGEQGAIDARVNQIKAQIEEATSDYDKEKLQERQAKLAGGVAVIKVGAATEVEMKEKKDRVEDALHATRAAVEEGVVPGGGVALVRVASKIESLTGDNEDQNHGIKVALRAMEAPLRQIVSNAGDEASVVVNAVKAGEGNYGYNAATGEYSDMLEMGILDPTKVTRSALQFAASIAGLMITTEAMVAEIPQDTPAAPDMGGMGGMGGMGGMM; translated from the coding sequence ATGGCAGCAAAAGACGTACGTTTTGCAGGTGATGCTCGCGCTAAAATGCTTGCGGGTGTAAATGTATTAGCAGATGCAGTTAAAGTTACTTTAGGTCCAAAAGGCCGTAATGTTGTTTTAGACAAGTCATTCGGCTCTCCAGTAATCACTAAAGATGGTGTATCAGTTGCAAAAGAAATCGAACTTGAAGACAAGTTTGAAAACATGGGTGCACAAATGGTTAAAGAAGTTGCATCTAAAGCAAATGATGCAGCGGGTGACGGTACAACGACAGCAACAGTACTTGCACAATCAATCGTAAATGAAGGTCTTAAGTCAGTAGCTGCGGGTATGAACCCAATGGATCTTAAGCGCGGTATTGATAAAGCAGTTGCAGCAGCGGTAGAAGAGCTTAAAGCGCTATCTGTTCCGTGTGCAGATACTAAAGCAATCGCACAAGTAGGTACTATTTCAGCTAACTCAGACACTGAAATCGGCGACATCATTGCAAATGCAATGGAGCGCGTAGGTCGTGAATCGGGTGTTATCACTGTTGAAGACGGTCAAGCACTTGAAAACGAACTAGACGTTGTTGAAGGTATGCAGTTTGACCGTGGTTACCTATCACCATATTTCATCAACAACGCTGAGAAAGGTGTAGTTGAACTAGATAACCCATTTATCCTTCTTGTAGATAAAAAAGTATCTAATATTCGTGAGCTTCTACCAACGCTTGAAGGTGTAGCAAAAGCGAGCAAGCCGCTACTTATTATTGCTGAAGACCTTGAAGGTGAAGCACTAGCAACACTCGTTGTTAACAACATGCGTGGTATCGTGAAAGTTGCAGCGGTTAAAGCTCCAGGTTTTGGCGACCGTCGTAAAGCAATGTTACAAGACATCGCTATTCTAACAGGCGGTACAGTAATTTCTGAAGAAGTGGGTCTTGACCTAGAAAAAGCGCAGCTTGAAGATTTAGGCTCAGCGAAGCGCGTTGTTATCACTAAAGATGACACTACAATTATCGATGGTGTTGGTGAGCAAGGTGCAATCGACGCACGTGTTAATCAAATTAAAGCACAAATCGAAGAAGCAACGTCGGACTACGACAAAGAAAAGCTACAAGAGCGCCAAGCTAAACTAGCTGGTGGTGTTGCTGTTATCAAAGTAGGTGCTGCGACTGAAGTTGAAATGAAAGAGAAGAAAGACCGCGTAGAAGATGCATTACATGCAACTCGCGCTGCGGTTGAAGAAGGCGTTGTACCTGGTGGTGGTGTTGCACTAGTACGTGTTGCTAGCAAAATCGAAAGCCTAACAGGTGACAACGAAGACCAAAACCACGGTATTAAAGTTGCTCTACGTGCAATGGAAGCACCACTTCGTCAAATCGTTTCTAACGCAGGTGATGAAGCATCAGTAGTTGTAAATGCGGTTAAAGCAGGTGAAGGTAACTACGGTTATAACGCTGCAACTGGCGAATACAGCGATATGCTAGAAATGGGTATTCTTGACCCAACAAAAGTAACGCGTTCAGCATTACAATTCGCAGCATCAATTGCTGGTCTTATGATCACTACAGAAGCTATGGTTGCTGAAATCCCTCAAGATACACCTGCTGCACCAGATATGGGTGGTATGGGTGGCATGGGTGGCATGGGCGGCATGATGTAA
- a CDS encoding co-chaperone GroES gives MNIRPLHDRVIVKRLEEETKSAGGIVLTGSAAEKSSRGEVVAAGNGRVLENGEVRALEVKAGDTVLFGSYVEKTEKIDGQEYLIMREDNILGIVG, from the coding sequence ATGAACATTCGTCCATTACATGATCGCGTTATCGTAAAGCGTCTTGAAGAAGAAACTAAATCAGCAGGCGGTATCGTACTTACAGGTTCGGCTGCCGAAAAATCTTCACGTGGTGAAGTTGTTGCAGCGGGCAATGGCCGCGTGTTAGAGAACGGCGAAGTGCGTGCACTAGAAGTTAAGGCTGGTGACACAGTTCTTTTCGGCTCTTACGTAGAAAAAACTGAAAAAATCGACGGTCAAGAATACTTGATCATGCGTGAAGACAATATCCTAGGTATTGTTGGTTAA
- a CDS encoding FxsA family protein codes for MFKALFFLFIVIPIVEIALLIQVSEVIGGWSTIALVIITAFVGAKLVKQQGTDALRNVQVQMAQGQMPAEELFAGLCVIIAGVLLLTPGIMTDVIGFLLLTPVVRKRLAANLMSQAKVKMTNPQQGGGFYYSSYTHTQTPERDQFSETHIHSNKPSNTLEGEFERKD; via the coding sequence ATGTTTAAAGCCTTATTTTTTCTTTTTATTGTTATCCCGATTGTTGAAATAGCCCTACTTATTCAGGTAAGCGAAGTGATTGGAGGGTGGAGCACCATTGCTTTGGTTATTATCACCGCTTTTGTGGGTGCTAAGTTGGTTAAACAACAAGGCACTGATGCACTTAGAAATGTACAAGTACAAATGGCGCAAGGGCAAATGCCAGCAGAAGAACTCTTTGCCGGATTATGTGTGATTATTGCTGGTGTGCTGCTTTTAACCCCCGGAATTATGACCGACGTCATCGGCTTTTTGTTATTAACACCAGTTGTGCGCAAGCGCCTTGCGGCGAACTTAATGTCGCAAGCGAAAGTAAAAATGACCAATCCGCAGCAAGGGGGAGGTTTTTATTACTCATCATACACGCATACTCAAACACCTGAGCGCGACCAATTTAGCGAGACCCATATCCATTCAAATAAGCCATCTAATACATTAGAGGGTGAGTTTGAACGAAAAGACTAA
- the cutA gene encoding divalent-cation tolerance protein CutA has product MANYQLVLTTCAHKEDAHIIAKTLLEKKLAACVNVLPHIESFYMWQGKMARDTEIKLFIKTQAAKTHVLIDTLKQIHPYDVPEIQVINITDGNEEYFSWIDEVLA; this is encoded by the coding sequence ATGGCAAATTATCAATTAGTGTTAACAACGTGTGCACATAAAGAAGATGCACATATCATTGCAAAAACACTATTAGAGAAGAAACTTGCTGCCTGTGTAAATGTCTTACCGCACATTGAATCTTTTTATATGTGGCAAGGTAAAATGGCACGGGATACGGAAATTAAACTGTTTATAAAAACCCAAGCGGCTAAAACCCACGTATTAATCGACACATTAAAACAGATCCACCCGTATGATGTGCCAGAAATTCAAGTGATTAACATCACTGATGGCAATGAAGAATATTTTAGTTGGATAGATGAGGTACTCGCGTAA